The Opitutales bacterium ASA1 genome window below encodes:
- a CDS encoding amidase: MSSAPRSLLDSASTAVGSRRAFLRGAGVRSAAALFASLPLASIASAQSKPATAYPKSNDKTDDVVFMSATKVAQLIREKKLSAREAVTACYARIDAVNPKLNAVVQFCRERALKEADEADAQLARGRIKGALHGVPMTIKDSWDTEGVISTGGTQGRAFFVPEKDATVVARLRAAGAILLGKTNTPEFTLGGVSGLGTTVNILYGMSRNPYDPTRSTAGSTGGGGAIVAAGGAYFDIGTDFGGSIRGPSHANGIAGLKPTSGRAPRTGHIVDFGGVFDFYQQGGPMARRVEDIATIMPIISGPDYLDAAIKPMPWADPAAVDVKKLRVAYYLTLAPGGPAPTAEMQDTVMKSVRHLESLGCTVTESHPPGAVEAGEISTKLRNGDGNAWQKRLVEKYGTTVPGPNRRFDYPLIETAEYTRLLEELDAWRSRMIGWAKDFDVILCPTARGPAPVIGSQAAGGPSYTSTYNISGYPSGVVRAGTSPEQMPLGLMVTAQPWRDDVVIAVMAEIENRFGGWQRPAI, encoded by the coding sequence GTTCTGCCGCCGCGCTCTTCGCCTCGCTTCCGCTGGCCTCGATCGCCTCCGCGCAGTCCAAGCCCGCGACCGCGTATCCGAAATCCAACGACAAGACCGACGACGTCGTCTTCATGTCGGCGACGAAGGTTGCGCAATTGATTCGGGAGAAAAAGCTCTCCGCCCGCGAGGCCGTGACCGCGTGTTACGCTCGCATCGATGCCGTCAACCCGAAGCTCAACGCCGTCGTCCAGTTCTGTCGCGAACGCGCGCTGAAGGAGGCCGACGAGGCCGACGCGCAACTCGCGCGTGGCCGGATCAAGGGCGCGCTGCACGGCGTGCCGATGACGATCAAGGACTCGTGGGACACCGAAGGCGTGATCTCCACCGGCGGCACGCAGGGCCGCGCGTTCTTCGTTCCCGAGAAAGATGCCACCGTCGTCGCGCGACTCCGCGCCGCGGGCGCGATCCTCCTCGGCAAGACCAACACCCCCGAGTTCACGCTCGGCGGCGTGTCAGGGCTCGGGACGACGGTGAACATCCTCTACGGCATGTCGCGCAACCCCTACGACCCGACGCGCTCCACCGCGGGTTCGACGGGCGGCGGCGGCGCGATCGTCGCGGCCGGCGGCGCGTATTTCGACATCGGCACCGACTTCGGTGGATCCATCCGCGGTCCCTCGCACGCCAACGGCATCGCGGGTCTCAAGCCCACCAGCGGTCGCGCTCCGCGCACCGGCCACATCGTGGACTTCGGCGGCGTGTTCGACTTCTACCAACAAGGCGGACCGATGGCGCGACGCGTCGAGGACATCGCCACGATCATGCCGATCATCTCGGGCCCCGACTACCTCGACGCGGCGATCAAGCCGATGCCGTGGGCGGATCCCGCCGCGGTCGACGTGAAGAAGCTGCGCGTCGCCTACTACCTCACCCTCGCACCCGGCGGCCCTGCTCCCACCGCCGAGATGCAGGACACGGTGATGAAGAGCGTGCGGCATCTCGAGTCGCTCGGATGCACGGTCACCGAGTCGCACCCGCCCGGCGCCGTCGAAGCCGGAGAGATTTCCACGAAACTGCGCAACGGCGACGGCAACGCCTGGCAGAAGCGTCTCGTCGAGAAGTACGGCACGACCGTTCCCGGACCGAACCGTCGCTTCGATTACCCGTTGATCGAGACCGCCGAATACACGCGCCTGCTCGAAGAACTCGACGCGTGGCGCAGCCGCATGATCGGTTGGGCGAAGGACTTCGACGTCATCCTTTGTCCGACCGCGCGTGGACCGGCCCCCGTCATCGGCAGCCAGGCCGCCGGCGGCCCGAGCTACACTTCGACGTACAATATTTCCGGATACCCGAGCGGCGTCGTCCGTGCGGGCACTTCACCCGAGCAGATGCCGCTCGGCCTCATGGTCACCGCCCAACCGTGGCGCGACGACGTCGTCATCGCCGTCATGGCCGAAATCGAAAACCGCTTCGGCGGTTGGCAACGCCCAGCGATCTGA
- a CDS encoding amidase, whose protein sequence is MRLGSVLRFETPALMLRTLASSVLLTLSLSLAPLASAAVLDLETATILDLQKAYDAGLTSERVVEAYLKRIEAYDKKGPAINAVLEVNPKALEIARELDAERKAKGPRSPLHGVPILVKDNYDTFDMATTGGAKALAGTVPPRDAFTIRRLREAGAIIFAKTNLDEFARGATGTSSLGGQVLNPYNLEKIPGGSSGGSGAAVAALFGWVGLGTETGSSIRNPSTKANLVGFSPSEGLVSRAGIIPISITYDRAGPMARSVTDAAIVMSVMAGTDAADLFSYGGLGYTPDDHWVSALKKDGLKGARIGIVRELFGDENADKPAVALVDAAIKVLKDQGAVVIDPLPTGADLWAIVRDTNYGNAENREALEAYFASRGPDFPIKTIPDMLATGGVLGRLKERYADEQAAPAMTGNREYIGKLAGRTALRAYVHELMDRWQLDALVYPHETKPVRTVEEAAPNKGETRVDTGAAGRVRGNGNRISTAAGLPTIVVPVGFNTDGVSVGMEFLGKLYHEATVIELAYAFEQAAPARKLPPTTPLIGVEKIRY, encoded by the coding sequence ATGCGCCTCGGCTCCGTCCTTCGTTTCGAAACTCCCGCTCTCATGCTCCGCACCCTCGCTTCGTCCGTCCTGCTCACGCTTTCGCTCTCGCTCGCACCGCTCGCCTCGGCCGCCGTGCTCGATCTCGAGACGGCCACCATCCTCGATCTCCAGAAGGCCTACGACGCCGGACTCACCTCCGAGCGCGTCGTCGAGGCCTATCTGAAGCGCATCGAGGCCTACGACAAGAAGGGGCCCGCCATCAACGCCGTCCTCGAAGTCAATCCGAAGGCCCTCGAGATCGCGCGCGAGCTCGACGCCGAGCGCAAGGCGAAGGGGCCGCGCTCGCCGCTGCACGGCGTGCCGATTCTGGTGAAGGACAACTACGACACCTTCGACATGGCCACCACGGGCGGAGCAAAGGCCCTCGCCGGCACGGTGCCGCCGCGCGACGCGTTCACCATTCGCCGTCTGCGCGAGGCCGGCGCGATCATCTTCGCCAAGACCAACCTCGACGAGTTCGCCCGCGGGGCCACCGGCACCAGCTCGCTCGGCGGCCAAGTCCTCAACCCCTACAATCTCGAAAAGATCCCCGGTGGTTCCTCGGGTGGCTCGGGTGCGGCCGTCGCTGCGCTCTTCGGCTGGGTGGGACTCGGCACCGAGACCGGATCCTCCATCCGCAATCCCTCGACCAAGGCCAACCTCGTCGGTTTCTCGCCCTCCGAGGGGTTGGTTTCCCGCGCCGGCATCATTCCCATTTCGATCACCTACGATCGAGCCGGACCCATGGCGCGCTCGGTCACGGATGCGGCGATCGTGATGAGCGTCATGGCCGGCACCGACGCCGCCGATCTCTTCTCGTATGGAGGACTCGGATACACACCGGACGACCATTGGGTCTCGGCATTGAAGAAGGACGGCTTGAAGGGCGCGCGCATCGGCATCGTGCGTGAACTCTTCGGCGACGAGAACGCGGACAAGCCCGCCGTCGCGCTCGTAGACGCCGCGATCAAGGTGCTGAAGGACCAGGGCGCAGTCGTGATCGATCCGCTCCCCACCGGCGCCGACCTCTGGGCCATCGTGCGCGACACCAACTACGGCAACGCCGAAAACCGCGAGGCGCTCGAGGCCTACTTCGCGTCCCGAGGCCCCGACTTCCCCATCAAGACGATTCCCGACATGCTCGCCACCGGCGGCGTGCTGGGGCGCTTGAAGGAGCGCTACGCCGACGAGCAGGCCGCGCCCGCGATGACCGGCAACCGTGAATACATCGGCAAGCTCGCCGGCCGCACCGCGCTCCGCGCTTACGTGCACGAGCTCATGGACCGCTGGCAGCTCGACGCGCTCGTCTATCCGCACGAGACCAAGCCCGTCCGCACGGTCGAGGAGGCGGCACCGAACAAGGGCGAGACCCGCGTCGACACGGGCGCAGCCGGTCGCGTCCGCGGTAACGGCAACCGCATCTCCACCGCCGCGGGTCTGCCCACGATCGTCGTCCCCGTCGGCTTCAACACCGACGGCGTGAGCGTCGGCATGGAGTTCCTCGGCAAGCTCTACCACGAGGCCACCGTGATCGAACTCGCCTACGCCTTCGAGCAGGCCGCGCCCGCCCGCAAGCTCCCTCCCACGACGCCGCTGATCGGCGTCGAAAAGATCCGGTATTGA
- a CDS encoding amidase, which produces MRTLLGSKSARLSAFCAVSLLSSSLLPAATFELSKATIPDIHAAVDAGALSYEKLVRLCLARIEAYDQKGPELNSVILVNPAAIEEARALDAEFKAKGRRSPLHGIPVLVKDNFDTADMATTGGAFYLEGSLPPRDGYMIRRLREAGAIMIAKTNLDELAGGGTGFSSFWGQTKNPHGLDRIPAGSSGGTGAGLAAWFAPLGLGTDTGGSIRGPSAVNGVPGIKPTNGLLSRAGIIPRTLSFDTGGPMARSVYDVALSLGFMTGMDPDDPLTATSAGLFYTDYTPFLKKDALKGVRVGIMRAGLGKHAGADAIFEKAVADMRALGAVIVDPVAYPSFVTDANGALSDIIRAADVPGELDKYLATLKPGYPKTFAEMIALHDALKPKGRVQPNPRLYNAFKALDPEITLDSPIYRSAREHGMQMYRDAVLDTFIRHQLDVVVYCTRAEPAALISEAGGGTDRGTVSRGSLTSIANRSGFPDVIVPAGVTPIEKMPISISFFGPAYSEPRLLAYAYAYEQATKHLALPASTPALPGEKFTY; this is translated from the coding sequence ATGCGCACGCTCCTCGGTTCCAAGTCCGCTCGCCTCTCGGCGTTTTGCGCCGTGTCGCTTCTTTCGTCGTCGCTGCTTCCCGCGGCCACCTTCGAGCTCTCGAAGGCCACGATTCCGGACATCCACGCCGCAGTCGACGCGGGCGCTCTCAGTTACGAGAAGCTCGTGCGTCTGTGTCTCGCCCGCATCGAGGCCTACGATCAGAAGGGGCCGGAGCTGAACTCCGTCATCCTCGTCAACCCCGCGGCCATCGAGGAGGCACGCGCGCTCGACGCGGAGTTCAAGGCCAAGGGGCGGCGTTCGCCGCTCCACGGCATCCCGGTCTTGGTGAAGGACAACTTCGACACCGCCGACATGGCAACCACCGGCGGGGCCTTCTACTTGGAGGGTTCCCTGCCTCCAAGAGATGGATACATGATCCGACGCCTGCGCGAGGCCGGTGCGATCATGATCGCGAAAACCAACCTCGACGAACTCGCCGGAGGCGGCACCGGTTTCAGCTCGTTCTGGGGCCAGACCAAGAACCCGCACGGTCTGGATCGCATCCCGGCGGGTTCTTCGGGCGGTACCGGCGCCGGCCTCGCCGCGTGGTTCGCTCCGCTCGGGCTCGGCACGGACACGGGCGGCTCGATACGCGGTCCCAGTGCCGTCAACGGCGTGCCCGGCATCAAGCCCACCAACGGTCTGCTCTCTCGCGCCGGCATCATCCCGCGTACCCTCTCGTTCGACACCGGTGGTCCCATGGCCCGCTCGGTCTACGACGTCGCTCTTTCGCTCGGCTTCATGACCGGGATGGATCCCGACGACCCGCTCACCGCGACGAGCGCCGGTCTGTTCTACACCGACTACACGCCGTTCCTGAAGAAGGACGCGTTGAAGGGCGTGCGCGTCGGCATCATGCGCGCCGGTCTCGGGAAACACGCCGGAGCCGATGCGATCTTCGAGAAGGCCGTCGCCGACATGCGCGCGCTCGGCGCGGTGATCGTCGATCCGGTCGCCTACCCGAGCTTCGTCACCGACGCAAACGGTGCGCTCTCCGACATCATCCGCGCGGCGGACGTGCCGGGCGAACTCGACAAGTACCTCGCGACGTTGAAACCCGGATACCCGAAAACGTTCGCCGAAATGATCGCTCTCCACGACGCCCTCAAGCCGAAGGGGCGCGTGCAACCCAATCCTCGTCTCTACAACGCCTTCAAGGCGCTCGACCCCGAGATCACGCTCGATTCGCCGATCTACCGATCCGCGCGCGAACACGGCATGCAGATGTATCGCGACGCCGTACTCGACACCTTCATCCGTCACCAGCTCGATGTCGTCGTCTACTGCACACGCGCCGAACCCGCTGCGTTGATCAGCGAAGCGGGTGGCGGCACCGATCGCGGCACCGTTTCGCGTGGTTCGCTCACGAGCATCGCCAACCGCAGCGGTTTCCCCGACGTGATCGTCCCGGCCGGTGTCACCCCGATCGAGAAGATGCCGATCAGCATCTCGTTCTTCGGCCCCGCCTACAGCGAGCCGCGTCTGCTCGCTTACGCTTACGCCTACGAGCAGGCGACGAAACACCTCGCGCTCCCGGCCAGCACGCCTGCGCTTCCCGGCGAGAAGTTCACGTATTGA
- a CDS encoding amidase, whose amino-acid sequence MTSHPHTFLVRRVSVVRMFGWICAVAAFVPTAGRALAIEEASIADLHAAFREGRLTVRQAVEQHLERIEAYDKQGPLLNSIVNLNPKALAEADRLDAEFARTGRLSGSLHGVTVLVKDCIDAAGMPMTGGFQGWKNYVPPTDAPLVARLRAAGAIILGKASLSEFTRGGGDNINSVLPGFARNPYHTAYATGGSSGGSGNSIAAGFATVAIGTDTGGSIRMPAAHNALAGLRPTVGLVSRTGIVPNNSIRDTAGPMTRTVDDLARVMDVIVGLDPADPATTRAVPHIPATYTASLDKKALVGARLAVLRQVFRPERTDPRIIDNFEKTIAELRAAGAVVVDDFRVPELDTLPRAPQTSARRKADMIAFLAAHPGIPYPSPREIADSRLAHPLHQAGLEADAAAGPVETDKATLDGLATEEAYRVAFTKAMDAARIDALIFPTWAQLPAINGDRNTQITDDPRPAPDAAPTALGSSLTFVASTMQWPGLSVPNGYAGPGLPLGLQIVGRAWDDARVIGYAYAYEQATRYRRPPPSTPPLGPVTHPR is encoded by the coding sequence GTGACGTCTCACCCGCACACCTTCCTCGTCCGCCGCGTTTCGGTCGTGCGCATGTTCGGCTGGATCTGTGCCGTCGCCGCTTTCGTGCCGACCGCGGGTCGGGCTCTGGCGATCGAGGAGGCGTCCATCGCCGACCTCCACGCTGCCTTCCGTGAAGGTCGGCTGACGGTCCGGCAGGCCGTCGAGCAGCATCTCGAGCGCATCGAGGCCTACGACAAGCAAGGGCCGTTGCTGAACTCCATCGTCAACCTCAATCCCAAGGCGCTCGCCGAGGCCGATCGACTCGATGCCGAGTTCGCGCGCACCGGCCGACTCTCGGGATCGCTGCACGGCGTGACCGTCCTCGTGAAGGATTGCATCGACGCCGCAGGCATGCCGATGACCGGCGGATTCCAAGGCTGGAAGAACTACGTGCCGCCGACGGATGCGCCGCTCGTGGCACGACTCCGCGCCGCAGGCGCGATCATCCTCGGCAAGGCGTCGCTCTCGGAGTTCACCCGCGGCGGCGGCGACAACATCAACTCGGTTCTGCCCGGCTTTGCTCGCAACCCCTACCACACCGCCTACGCGACCGGTGGTTCCTCCGGCGGGTCGGGCAACTCGATCGCGGCCGGATTCGCCACGGTCGCGATCGGCACCGACACCGGTGGCTCCATCCGCATGCCGGCCGCGCACAACGCTCTCGCCGGTCTCCGCCCGACGGTGGGTCTCGTCTCGCGCACCGGCATCGTACCCAACAACAGCATACGCGACACGGCCGGGCCCATGACGCGTACCGTCGACGACCTCGCGCGGGTCATGGACGTGATCGTGGGGCTCGATCCGGCCGATCCGGCGACCACCCGAGCGGTGCCGCACATCCCGGCGACCTACACCGCCTCGCTCGACAAGAAGGCTCTGGTCGGAGCGCGGCTCGCCGTTCTCCGTCAGGTCTTTCGCCCTGAGCGCACCGATCCGCGCATCATCGACAACTTCGAAAAGACGATCGCCGAACTGCGCGCGGCCGGTGCCGTCGTCGTCGACGACTTCCGTGTGCCGGAGCTGGATACGCTCCCTCGCGCACCGCAGACCTCGGCTCGACGCAAGGCCGACATGATCGCCTTCCTCGCCGCGCATCCCGGCATCCCGTATCCGTCGCCGCGAGAGATCGCGGACTCGCGGCTCGCGCACCCGTTGCATCAGGCGGGACTCGAGGCCGATGCCGCCGCCGGTCCGGTCGAGACCGACAAAGCGACACTCGATGGGCTCGCCACCGAAGAAGCCTACCGCGTCGCATTCACCAAGGCGATGGATGCCGCCCGGATCGACGCCTTGATTTTCCCGACTTGGGCGCAACTGCCGGCGATCAACGGCGATCGAAACACACAGATCACCGACGATCCCCGTCCGGCACCCGACGCCGCGCCGACCGCCTTGGGCAGCAGCCTGACCTTCGTCGCCAGCACCATGCAGTGGCCGGGCCTGTCCGTGCCGAATGGATACGCGGGGCCGGGTCTCCCGCTCGGGTTGCAGATCGTCGGGCGTGCTTGGGACGACGCGCGCGTCATCGGCTACGCCTACGCCTACGAGCAAGCCACGCGCTACCGTCGCCCGCCACCTTCCACGCCACCGCTCGGTCCCGTAACCCACCCTCGCTGA
- a CDS encoding amidase has translation MNIVSRSRLSSRRDFLASLGAGSTMAALLATLPANTYAASKPASAAGAQKWRTSNDPETGILWMSATKLAQLIREKKVSSTEVVKAHIERIQKVNPLLNAVVTMCFERALQEAAAADKALASGKIAGPLHGVPMTIKDSLDTEGVITTGGTIGRMRFVPEKDATTVARCRAAGAILLGKTNTPEFTLGGGGISGVSSTANIIFGISRNPYNQDYSTSGSSGGAGAIVAAGGAAFDLGTDYGGSIRGPANANGIAGIKPTTGRVPRTGHIVDYGGWADAFQQVGPLARRVEDLALIMEVISGPDFVDAAIVPAPLGDPDAVDLKKLRVAWYADGKGANKPDPEVAETVAACVKYLEELGVASLKEDLPPMVKEASEARQKLSRGDQRSGIQRLLEKSGSKVASSTFRFDDPPISSAEFLENIEILDSARSAMLSWIGGYDVVVCPLTAQRVPEINRGPQGGGWGGGGAYSSLYNTTGWPAGIVRAGTDKNGLPIGIHVVGQPWAEDKVIAVLNYIESRTGGWKKPAI, from the coding sequence ATGAACATCGTCTCCCGCTCTCGTCTCTCCTCCCGTCGCGATTTTCTCGCGTCTCTCGGTGCCGGTTCGACCATGGCGGCACTGCTCGCCACGCTCCCGGCCAACACCTACGCGGCGTCGAAGCCCGCCTCCGCCGCCGGCGCGCAGAAGTGGCGCACGTCGAACGACCCGGAGACCGGCATCCTCTGGATGTCGGCGACGAAGCTCGCTCAGCTGATCCGCGAGAAGAAGGTCTCCTCGACCGAGGTGGTGAAGGCGCACATCGAGCGTATCCAGAAAGTGAATCCGCTGCTCAACGCCGTCGTCACCATGTGCTTCGAGCGCGCACTGCAGGAGGCCGCCGCGGCGGACAAAGCGCTCGCCTCCGGAAAGATCGCCGGACCGCTGCACGGTGTGCCGATGACCATCAAGGATTCGCTCGACACCGAGGGCGTGATCACGACCGGCGGTACGATCGGTCGGATGCGTTTCGTGCCCGAGAAGGACGCGACCACCGTGGCGCGTTGCCGAGCCGCAGGTGCGATTCTCCTCGGCAAGACGAACACGCCCGAATTCACCCTCGGCGGCGGCGGCATCTCCGGCGTGAGCAGCACGGCCAACATCATCTTCGGCATCTCCCGCAACCCGTACAATCAGGACTACTCCACCAGTGGGTCCTCGGGCGGGGCGGGTGCGATCGTCGCCGCGGGCGGAGCCGCGTTCGATCTCGGGACAGACTACGGTGGTTCCATCCGCGGTCCCGCCAACGCGAACGGCATCGCCGGCATCAAGCCCACCACGGGCCGCGTCCCGCGGACCGGCCACATCGTCGACTACGGCGGCTGGGCCGACGCGTTTCAACAGGTCGGGCCGCTCGCGCGGCGCGTCGAGGATCTGGCTTTGATCATGGAGGTCATTTCGGGGCCCGACTTCGTCGATGCCGCCATCGTGCCCGCGCCGCTGGGAGATCCGGACGCGGTCGATCTGAAGAAGCTGCGTGTCGCTTGGTACGCCGACGGCAAGGGCGCAAACAAACCCGACCCCGAAGTGGCCGAGACGGTCGCAGCGTGCGTGAAATACCTCGAGGAGCTGGGAGTCGCATCGCTGAAGGAGGACTTGCCTCCGATGGTGAAGGAGGCTTCCGAGGCTCGGCAGAAGCTGTCGCGCGGTGACCAACGCTCCGGCATCCAGCGTCTACTGGAAAAGTCCGGCTCGAAGGTCGCGAGTTCGACCTTTCGCTTCGACGATCCACCGATCTCCTCGGCCGAGTTTCTCGAAAACATCGAGATTCTGGATTCCGCCCGCAGTGCGATGTTGTCGTGGATCGGTGGATACGACGTCGTCGTCTGCCCGCTCACGGCTCAACGGGTGCCGGAGATCAATCGCGGCCCGCAGGGCGGTGGATGGGGTGGGGGCGGCGCCTACAGCTCGCTCTACAACACCACTGGTTGGCCGGCCGGCATCGTGCGTGCCGGCACCGACAAGAACGGCCTTCCGATCGGCATACACGTGGTCGGCCAACCGTGGGCCGAAGACAAGGTGATCGCCGTGCTGAACTACATCGAGAGCCGTACCGGCGGCTGGAAGAAACCCGCCATCTGA
- a CDS encoding amidase: MSATKLAEAIRAKKVTAVQAVQACIARIQEVNPKINAVVTTCFERALLEAKDADASLARGKVLGPLHGVPFTIKDSLETAGVLSTSGTLGRKNFIPGKDATVVARLRAAGAILLGKTNTPEFTLGGGSRGTYNLIFGQTYNPYNLAHTPRGSSGGAGAIVAAGGAYFDIGSDFGGSIRSPAHACGIVGHKPTLGLVPRTGHVPGYGGAWDTYQELGPLVRYAEDLELIMNVIQSPDFLDQMIAPVAMGPASAVDMKSLRVAFYVDNQVATPTPETQAAVRKAVGALQGKVASVKEAFHGGDAEWASIREVLLKADGGEWRSRMLKKHGTTQASPGFAAGIGGTPISSMELTTLMEKQDALRSRLLGWMKDFDVVVCPTNAFPAPALDNPVPGSAGYTSVYNLTGWPAAVVRGGTSDTQLPIGVQVVAQPWRDDVVYAVTSAIEAASGGFSKPPI; this comes from the coding sequence ATGTCGGCGACGAAACTCGCCGAAGCGATCCGCGCGAAGAAGGTCACCGCCGTGCAAGCCGTGCAGGCCTGCATCGCGCGTATCCAAGAAGTGAATCCGAAGATCAACGCCGTCGTCACCACGTGCTTCGAGCGCGCGCTGCTCGAGGCGAAGGATGCCGATGCATCGCTGGCGCGCGGCAAGGTGCTCGGGCCCCTGCACGGTGTGCCTTTCACCATCAAGGACTCGCTGGAGACGGCCGGTGTGTTGAGCACGTCGGGCACGCTCGGCCGCAAGAACTTCATCCCCGGCAAGGATGCCACGGTGGTGGCGCGTCTTCGTGCGGCCGGAGCGATCCTGCTCGGCAAGACGAACACGCCCGAGTTCACCCTCGGTGGTGGTTCGCGCGGCACATACAACCTGATCTTCGGACAGACCTACAACCCCTACAATCTCGCGCACACGCCGCGTGGTTCGTCGGGCGGAGCAGGCGCGATCGTCGCTGCGGGCGGTGCCTATTTCGACATCGGTTCCGACTTCGGTGGATCGATCCGTTCGCCCGCTCACGCCTGCGGTATCGTGGGGCACAAGCCCACGCTCGGGCTCGTGCCGCGCACCGGTCACGTGCCCGGTTACGGTGGGGCTTGGGACACCTACCAGGAACTCGGTCCACTCGTGCGTTACGCGGAAGATCTCGAGCTGATCATGAACGTGATCCAAAGTCCGGATTTTCTCGACCAGATGATCGCTCCCGTCGCGATGGGTCCCGCCTCCGCGGTGGACATGAAGAGCCTGCGGGTCGCGTTCTACGTCGACAATCAGGTCGCGACGCCGACTCCCGAGACTCAGGCCGCCGTGCGCAAAGCGGTCGGCGCGTTGCAAGGCAAGGTCGCGTCGGTGAAGGAAGCCTTTCACGGTGGCGACGCCGAATGGGCGTCCATTCGCGAGGTGTTGCTCAAGGCCGACGGCGGCGAGTGGCGCAGCCGGATGTTGAAGAAGCACGGCACGACGCAAGCGTCGCCTGGCTTCGCCGCCGGCATCGGAGGCACCCCGATCTCGTCGATGGAACTCACGACGCTCATGGAGAAGCAGGACGCGTTGCGCAGCCGCTTGCTCGGGTGGATGAAGGACTTCGACGTCGTCGTGTGTCCGACCAACGCCTTTCCCGCGCCGGCGCTCGACAATCCCGTTCCCGGCAGCGCCGGCTACACGAGCGTCTATAACCTCACCGGCTGGCCCGCCGCCGTGGTGCGTGGTGGAACTTCGGATACGCAACTCCCCATCGGTGTGCAGGTCGTCGCCCAGCCATGGCGCGACGACGTCGTCTACGCCGTGACTTCCGCGATCGAGGCCGCCAGCGGCGGCTTCTCGAAACCGCCGATCTGA